One Sphingobium sp. CAP-1 genomic region harbors:
- a CDS encoding nuclear transport factor 2 family protein, producing the protein MSSATAITNLLYLYAEWMDAGDLEAVAALFARARIRTGGGEEVEGAAPMLALWRAHVRLYPCGTPRTKHVITNPIVEIDEQAGTATCRSYYTVFQATPDLPLQAICAGRYHDAFVREGTQWHFSRRDYSLLDLVGNLSQHLLIPVPAE; encoded by the coding sequence ATGAGCAGCGCCACGGCAATCACCAATCTGCTCTACCTCTATGCCGAATGGATGGACGCGGGCGATCTAGAGGCGGTAGCAGCTCTGTTCGCCAGGGCGCGGATCAGGACAGGCGGCGGCGAAGAGGTCGAAGGCGCCGCCCCGATGCTGGCGCTGTGGCGCGCGCATGTGCGCCTCTACCCCTGCGGCACGCCGCGCACCAAACATGTCATCACCAATCCAATCGTCGAGATTGACGAGCAGGCGGGTACGGCCACCTGCCGCTCCTATTACACCGTTTTCCAGGCGACGCCCGATCTGCCCCTACAGGCGATCTGCGCGGGCCGTTACCATGACGCCTTCGTCCGCGAAGGCACGCAATGGCACTTTTCGCGGCGGGATTACTCGCTGCTCGATCTGGTGGGGAACCTTAGCCAGCATCTGCTGATCCCTGTCCCGGCGGAATGA
- a CDS encoding acyl-CoA dehydrogenase family protein: MNFALSDDQRAIQEAARDFLTDAANPDVIRAAVEGSTGFDEGLWHSLASEMGFAGLMVPEEFGGLGLGAIEMALVLEETGRVLAPVPFFETAVLAVQAVLAAADEGQKSTLLPRLASGTKACLAGTAGRPTLSDGRLTGTASFVTFAHVADLIFVATADDSLIVLEAGTPGLVIEALPGLDRTRRFATLRFDCAVTPDMVLGTPGSAAAAIERTLTIGAGLLAAEQTGGIQYSLDATVDYAGQRVQFGRLIGSFQAYKHMLADMMLLVEASRSAAYYAAAAIDENGEELAEACHVARCYVSDAYRSVSGDAIQLHGGIGFTWEHHAHLYFKRARAASNWLGTSDAHREALAAIILKDAA; the protein is encoded by the coding sequence ATGAACTTCGCGCTCAGCGACGACCAGCGCGCCATTCAGGAAGCGGCACGCGACTTTCTGACCGACGCCGCCAATCCCGATGTGATCCGCGCCGCGGTGGAGGGCAGCACCGGCTTTGACGAGGGGCTGTGGCACAGCCTGGCTAGCGAAATGGGTTTCGCCGGATTGATGGTGCCGGAGGAATTTGGCGGCCTGGGGCTGGGCGCGATCGAAATGGCGCTGGTGCTGGAGGAAACGGGCCGCGTGCTTGCGCCTGTTCCCTTTTTCGAAACTGCGGTTCTGGCTGTGCAGGCTGTTCTCGCCGCGGCGGATGAGGGTCAGAAATCGACACTCCTCCCTCGTCTAGCGTCGGGGACGAAGGCTTGCCTTGCCGGAACAGCCGGCCGTCCGACCCTTTCGGACGGCCGGCTGACTGGCACCGCCTCTTTCGTGACCTTTGCCCATGTTGCCGACCTGATCTTTGTCGCCACGGCGGACGACAGCCTGATCGTGCTGGAAGCCGGCACGCCCGGACTGGTCATCGAGGCGTTGCCGGGCCTTGACCGGACGCGCCGTTTCGCGACGCTGCGCTTCGATTGTGCGGTGACACCGGACATGGTGCTGGGAACGCCGGGTAGCGCCGCGGCCGCGATCGAACGGACGCTGACGATCGGCGCGGGCCTGCTGGCCGCCGAACAGACCGGGGGTATACAATATAGCCTCGACGCCACGGTCGACTATGCCGGACAGCGGGTGCAGTTCGGTCGCCTGATCGGGTCGTTCCAGGCCTATAAGCATATGCTGGCGGACATGATGCTGCTGGTCGAAGCATCGCGATCAGCCGCTTATTATGCCGCCGCCGCCATCGATGAAAATGGCGAGGAACTGGCCGAAGCCTGCCATGTCGCGCGCTGCTATGTCTCCGACGCCTATCGATCGGTCAGCGGCGACGCAATTCAGTTGCATGGTGGCATCGGCTTCACCTGGGAACATCACGCCCATCTCTATTTCAAGCGCGCGCGCGCGGCTTCGAACTGGCTCGGCACGTCCGACGCGCATCGCGAAGCCCTGGCCGCCATCATCCTGAAGGACGCCGCATGA
- a CDS encoding SDR family oxidoreductase, which yields MGICEGRVAIVTGAGNGLGKAYALGLAAEGCKVVVNDLGVGTHGEAGLTKGAAEQVVDEIRAMGGEAVANSDDVADWDAGKRMVEQALDNFGALHAVVNNAGFVRDRMFFTCSPDEWDAVLRVHLRGHFCTSRHAAEYWRAQSKAGNPVDARIINTTSGAGLQGSVGQSAYSTAKAGIAGLTLVQAAELGRLGITANALAPNARTRMTDTGAFDMDVKDGGFDVFAPENMAPLVAYLVSEQSKGVTGQVFELKGGTIFLSQGWTDSPAHEKGARFEANELDPIVRKLLETREPAKPVYGAA from the coding sequence GTGGGTATCTGCGAAGGACGTGTTGCGATCGTGACCGGGGCGGGCAATGGCCTTGGCAAGGCCTATGCGCTGGGTTTGGCGGCCGAGGGCTGCAAGGTCGTGGTCAATGACCTGGGCGTCGGCACCCATGGCGAGGCCGGGCTGACCAAGGGCGCTGCCGAGCAGGTGGTGGACGAAATCCGCGCCATGGGCGGTGAGGCCGTCGCCAATAGCGATGATGTCGCCGACTGGGATGCGGGCAAGCGCATGGTCGAACAGGCGCTCGACAATTTCGGCGCGCTCCATGCTGTCGTCAACAATGCCGGGTTCGTGCGGGACCGCATGTTCTTCACCTGCTCACCCGATGAATGGGACGCGGTGCTGCGCGTCCACCTGCGCGGCCATTTCTGCACCAGTCGCCACGCCGCCGAATATTGGCGCGCGCAGAGCAAGGCAGGCAATCCCGTCGATGCACGTATCATCAACACGACTTCGGGCGCAGGCCTTCAGGGGTCGGTCGGCCAGTCGGCCTATTCGACGGCCAAGGCGGGCATCGCCGGGCTGACACTGGTGCAGGCGGCCGAACTAGGGCGTCTGGGCATCACCGCCAATGCGCTGGCCCCCAATGCCCGCACCCGGATGACCGACACCGGTGCGTTCGACATGGACGTGAAAGACGGTGGGTTCGACGTTTTCGCGCCGGAAAATATGGCACCGCTGGTGGCCTATCTGGTGTCGGAACAATCGAAGGGCGTGACCGGCCAGGTGTTCGAGCTGAAGGGTGGCACCATTTTCCTGTCGCAAGGCTGGACCGACAGCCCGGCCCATGAAAAGGGCGCCCGTTTCGAGGCGAACGAACTGGACCCGATCGTCCGCAAGCTGCTGGAAACCCGCGAGCCCGCCAAGCCGGTTTACGGAGCCGCCTGA
- a CDS encoding SDR family oxidoreductase: MTPTSPVPAYPTPSGLLKGKSVVVTAAAGTGIGFAAAKRAAEEGATLLISDFHERRLNEAADRIADEVGSERPAVFVCDVTSEEAVQALRDASIATLGKVDVLINNAGLGGEVDVIDMTDEQWNRVFDVTLTSLFRMTRAFLPGMYANKSGVMVNNASVLGWRAQKGQAHYAAAKAGVMAFTRCAAIEAAEHGVRINAVAPSLAMHPFLAKVTTQDALDKLVEKEAFKRPAEVWEVANVMMFLASDLSSYLTGEIISCSSQRA; this comes from the coding sequence ATGACCCCGACTTCTCCCGTTCCCGCCTATCCGACACCATCCGGCCTGTTGAAGGGCAAGAGCGTCGTCGTGACCGCCGCCGCGGGCACCGGCATCGGCTTTGCCGCCGCCAAGCGCGCGGCGGAGGAAGGCGCGACGCTGCTGATCAGCGACTTTCATGAGCGTCGCCTCAATGAAGCGGCCGATCGCATCGCCGACGAAGTGGGCAGCGAGCGTCCTGCGGTGTTCGTCTGCGACGTTACCAGCGAGGAGGCCGTTCAGGCGCTGCGCGATGCGTCGATCGCTACGCTGGGCAAGGTCGACGTGCTGATCAACAATGCGGGCCTTGGCGGCGAAGTCGATGTCATCGACATGACCGACGAACAATGGAACCGCGTGTTCGACGTTACGCTGACCAGCCTGTTCCGCATGACCCGCGCCTTCCTGCCCGGCATGTATGCCAATAAATCAGGCGTCATGGTCAACAACGCGTCCGTCCTTGGCTGGCGCGCGCAGAAGGGGCAGGCCCATTATGCCGCCGCCAAGGCGGGCGTCATGGCCTTCACCCGCTGCGCCGCGATCGAGGCGGCCGAACATGGCGTGCGGATCAACGCGGTCGCGCCCAGCCTTGCCATGCATCCCTTCCTTGCCAAGGTGACGACGCAGGATGCCCTGGACAAGTTGGTCGAGAAGGAAGCCTTCAAGCGCCCCGCAGAAGTATGGGAAGTCGCCAATGTCATGATGTTCCTGGCGAGCGACCTGTCCTCCTATCTGACGGGCGAAATCATCTCCTGCTCCAGTCAGAGAGCCTGA
- a CDS encoding acyl-CoA dehydrogenase family protein — protein MDFTLNEEQLMFAETARSLFADSCTPDHWRKMMEAGQAIDPARWASIVETGLTLVLLPESAGGIGLSEVDFALIAQEAGYVALPEPLVESAGVAAPMLASLAPEHELLGDPMAAIAIAHPLNPFVANADSAAAIILHDGGEAFLATPDQVTLVAQSSIDPFRRLFRVEWNKANATSLGKGADWDLALDRASVFNAAMGLGLAQRAVDLAVDYAKDRQQFGKPIGSYQAVKHHLASAQVAIEFARPVVMAAAADIGHRDAQARARVSHAKLVALEAADKAARASIQVHGAMGYSWEVDVHLFLKRALALTQSWGTPAFHRARIADRLFNQPAGPDQTFARESDHA, from the coding sequence ATGGATTTCACCCTCAACGAAGAACAGTTGATGTTCGCGGAAACGGCGCGGTCGCTGTTCGCGGACAGTTGCACGCCGGACCATTGGCGCAAGATGATGGAAGCCGGGCAGGCCATCGATCCGGCCCGCTGGGCATCGATCGTGGAAACCGGGCTGACGCTGGTGCTGCTGCCCGAAAGCGCGGGCGGCATCGGCCTGTCCGAAGTCGATTTCGCCCTGATCGCGCAGGAAGCGGGCTATGTCGCCCTGCCCGAACCGCTGGTGGAAAGCGCGGGTGTCGCCGCGCCGATGCTGGCGAGCCTTGCGCCGGAGCATGAACTGCTGGGCGATCCGATGGCGGCCATTGCGATTGCGCATCCACTCAATCCCTTTGTCGCCAACGCCGACAGCGCAGCAGCGATCATCCTGCATGATGGCGGCGAGGCGTTCCTGGCCACGCCCGATCAGGTGACGCTGGTGGCGCAGTCGAGCATCGACCCCTTCCGCCGCCTGTTCAGGGTGGAATGGAACAAGGCGAACGCCACTTCACTCGGTAAAGGGGCGGACTGGGATCTGGCGCTGGACCGGGCATCGGTATTCAATGCCGCCATGGGCCTTGGCCTGGCGCAGCGCGCCGTCGATCTGGCGGTCGACTATGCCAAGGACCGGCAGCAGTTCGGCAAGCCGATCGGCAGCTATCAGGCGGTGAAGCATCACCTGGCCTCCGCGCAGGTGGCGATCGAGTTCGCGCGGCCGGTCGTCATGGCCGCCGCCGCCGACATCGGCCATCGCGACGCGCAGGCCCGCGCCCGCGTCAGCCATGCGAAGCTGGTTGCGCTGGAAGCCGCCGACAAGGCCGCCCGCGCCTCCATCCAGGTGCATGGCGCGATGGGCTATAGCTGGGAAGTCGATGTCCATCTGTTCCTGAAACGCGCGCTGGCGCTGACCCAGAGCTGGGGCACCCCCGCCTTCCACCGCGCCCGTATCGCCGACCGGCTGTTCAACCAGCCCGCCGGCCCCGACCAGACCTTTGCACGTGAGAGCGACCATGCCTGA
- a CDS encoding phenylacetic acid degradation protein PaaY, which yields MPCYAYQGIVPVVDPTSYVHPLASLIGDVIVGPGCFIAPGASLRGDFGRIVVEGDSSIQDSVTVHANQLRDTVIRRGATIAHGSIIHGCEIGENSLIGMNAVILDNAIVGPENLVAALSLVKSDMETPPRSLVAGNPAKVVKTFEPHQVTWRNDGDGEYQKLARAALTGIVEVEPLTAPEPDRQRIRSDAVAVRLTGETAARREQRAAELEGRA from the coding sequence ATGCCCTGCTACGCCTATCAGGGGATCGTTCCCGTGGTCGACCCGACCAGCTACGTCCATCCGCTGGCGTCGCTGATCGGGGACGTGATCGTCGGGCCGGGCTGCTTCATCGCGCCCGGCGCATCACTGCGTGGCGATTTCGGGCGGATCGTGGTGGAAGGCGACAGCTCGATTCAGGACAGTGTCACCGTTCATGCCAACCAGTTACGCGACACGGTCATCCGCCGGGGAGCGACCATTGCGCATGGATCGATCATCCATGGCTGTGAAATTGGCGAGAATAGCCTGATCGGCATGAACGCCGTAATCCTGGACAATGCGATTGTCGGCCCGGAAAATCTGGTGGCGGCGCTCAGCCTGGTAAAGTCGGATATGGAGACACCGCCCCGCAGCCTGGTGGCGGGCAATCCGGCGAAGGTCGTGAAAACATTCGAGCCGCATCAGGTGACGTGGCGCAACGATGGCGATGGCGAGTATCAGAAACTCGCCCGCGCGGCACTGACCGGCATTGTCGAGGTGGAACCGCTGACCGCGCCGGAACCGGACCGGCAGCGTATCCGGTCGGACGCCGTTGCGGTGCGGCTGACGGGAGAGACAGCGGCCCGGCGCGAACAGCGCGCGGCGGAACTGGAGGGCCGGGCATGA
- a CDS encoding acetyl-CoA C-acetyltransferase gives MPEAYIIDAVRTPVGRKKGSLAHVHPADLGAHPIKALMQRTGIDPAQVEDVVWGCTETIGGQAGDIGRTAWLVAGLPEEVPGVTVDRQCGSSQQAVHFAAQGVMSGTQDLVVAGGSQAMNRIPIMAAMIAGAQYGFESPFIGAKGWDARYGDEEVNQIRSAEMIADKWGISREAMEAFSLASHQRAQAAWDNGWFDKEVAPLEGLDKDETIRPTTTLEGLAGLKPVNEGGVITAGVASQNCDAAAALLIASERAVKEHGLKPRARIHHLSVRAANPVWMLTGPIPATQYALKKAGMSIADIDLFECNEAFASVTMAWMKELDIPHEKVNVQGGAIALGHPIGATGARLMTTMLNALERTGGRYGLQTMCEGGGQANVTIIERL, from the coding sequence ATGCCTGAAGCCTATATCATCGATGCCGTCCGCACGCCTGTCGGTCGCAAGAAAGGGAGCCTTGCCCACGTCCATCCGGCGGATCTGGGCGCGCATCCCATTAAGGCGCTGATGCAGCGCACCGGCATCGACCCGGCGCAGGTCGAGGATGTGGTGTGGGGCTGCACCGAGACGATCGGCGGTCAGGCGGGCGATATCGGCCGCACCGCCTGGCTGGTCGCGGGCCTGCCCGAAGAAGTGCCGGGCGTCACCGTGGATCGCCAGTGCGGGTCCAGCCAGCAGGCGGTGCATTTCGCCGCGCAGGGCGTGATGAGCGGCACGCAGGATCTGGTCGTTGCGGGCGGCAGTCAGGCGATGAACCGCATCCCGATCATGGCCGCCATGATCGCGGGCGCCCAATATGGTTTCGAAAGCCCGTTCATCGGCGCCAAGGGCTGGGACGCGCGCTATGGCGACGAGGAAGTGAACCAGATCCGATCGGCCGAGATGATCGCCGACAAATGGGGCATCAGCCGCGAGGCGATGGAGGCGTTCAGCCTTGCCAGCCACCAGCGCGCACAGGCCGCATGGGACAATGGCTGGTTCGATAAGGAAGTCGCGCCGCTGGAAGGGCTGGACAAGGATGAGACGATCCGGCCCACGACGACGCTGGAAGGGCTGGCGGGACTGAAACCGGTCAATGAGGGCGGTGTCATCACTGCGGGCGTCGCCAGCCAGAATTGCGACGCGGCGGCGGCCCTGCTGATCGCCAGCGAAAGGGCGGTGAAGGAGCATGGCCTCAAGCCTCGCGCCCGCATCCATCATCTGTCGGTTCGCGCCGCCAATCCGGTATGGATGCTGACCGGCCCGATCCCGGCCACCCAATATGCGCTGAAGAAGGCGGGCATGAGCATCGCCGACATCGACCTGTTCGAGTGCAACGAGGCCTTTGCCAGCGTCACCATGGCGTGGATGAAGGAACTCGATATCCCGCATGAGAAGGTGAATGTGCAGGGCGGCGCGATTGCGCTGGGCCATCCGATCGGCGCGACCGGCGCCCGGTTGATGACCACGATGCTGAATGCACTGGAGCGCACGGGCGGGCGCTACGGCCTGCAAACCATGTGCGAAGGCGGCGGCCAGGCCAACGTCACCATCATCGAACGGCTGTAA